GTTTGAGCTTCCTGAACTTCTTTTGATCTCACAGGTCCCATGTATTCCATATCATCTTTGAGCATACCCGATGCTCTTTCTGACATGTTTCTGAATATTTTATCTTTAAGGTCTTCATTAGAGCCTTTGAGCGCAAGTGCAAGGTCTTTTGTCTCAACTTCACGCAGTACACGCTGAACTGATCTGTCATCAAGCTTTGTAACATCTTCAAATACAAACATAAGTTCTCTTATTTTTTCTGCCATTTCGAGATCCTGAACTTCTAAAATCTCCATGATTTTTCTTTCAGCCGTTCTATCCGCGCGGTTAAGTATATCAGCCAGTGCTTCTATGCCGCCGGCTTTTGAAAAATCCTGAGAAACAACTGCTGAAAACTTACTTTCAATAATTTTTTCTACTTCTCCCAATATCTCAGGATTTGTTCTGTCCATTTCAGCTATTTTTATTGCCACCATTGCTTGAAGCTGATCAGAAAGATTGCTTAAAACTAATGCAGCTTTATCAGGCTTTAAATAAGCCAGAATTAAAGCAATAAGTTGAGGATTTTCGTTTTGAAAAGACGTTGCAAGTTGTGCAGCATCGGCATTATTAAAAAATTGAAAAGGATCAGCCTTGTTCGCAGCTAGTTTTTCAAAAAGCAGACCCGCTTTTTGATCGCCAAAAGTATCTGACAAAAGTTTTTTAGCATAATCAGGACCGCCGCGGTTCAAAAAATTGCTTGCCTGAAACAGAGAATAAAACTCTTCAAGCACTTCATCAATAACTTCTGTTGGTATTTTAGTGAGATTTGCGATATCAAGAGTAATTTGTTCAATTAATTCATCATCAGCCAAATTTTTTAGTACTTCTGTGGCTGTAGCCGGTCCAAGAGCAATTAAAAGAGTGGCAACTTTTTGAGTGCTGCTCATAGAGCTAATGGTTAAAGTATTATTGTGATGATGATCAGCCATATTTTTTAATCCTTTATAAATGACTGTAGTAGACGTGCCGCTTCTGCCGGATCAGAAAGAATTGTGGCATTTATATCTGTTTTTATTTTTTCCAGAACAGGATCCATGCTTGTTCCAAGAATTGGAACACCTTCTCCCGATGCTGAAATCATGCCGGGTTCTTCGTTCTCAATTGCTTCATCGCCATAATATCTTCCAGAATCATAGATTTCTCCGCTTAAAGGCTTCTTGAACAGGGAGCTGAGAACAAAAAGAGCACCAAGACCAAGAACGAGAATCACAACCAGCGGGGCTATGCTTTGTATCAAAAATTGCTGCGAATTGGTTTTGTCCAATTGGCTTACCATTTGATTTCCCTGCTCGTCAGGATTCATTGCAAACTGCATTCCTGTAATTGTAATTATATCACCTCTTGTTTCATCAGCACCGCTCGCCGAAATTACAAGTTTTTTGATTTCGTCTTTTTCTTTTGTTGTAAGAATTTTATTAAGAGCGACAGCAATAGTCATTCTTTGGACTTTACCCGGGGCGTACACAACCTGACTAACTTCTTTGGAAACATTATAATTTTTTGATGTTCTTATTTTTTCATAATTTTTTCCGGAAGAAGGCTCGGAAGCATTAATTGCTGCATCTGTGTTTCCTGCTGCTTTTTGACCTTTATCGTAAACTTCTGATTCCTCTTTTGAATCAGAAAGAACTCCTGTGGGAACTCCGTTGCTGTCTGTTGCAGGAAGATATTTTTCTGTAGTGGTTTTTGTTCTGTCAAAATTAATATCTGCGCTTACTTCAACAGAAACATTGCCGACCCCTACAATATTCTGAATAACTTTTTGAACTTTTTTTACAGCTTCTTTTTCAAATTGCGTTTTATAGTCATCTCCTGAGCTGTTTGCACTGTCTGAATCTTCTGCCAGATTAACTCCGCTTTGGTCTGTAACAAAAACTTTTTCGGGTGTAAGTCTAGGTATTCCGTAAGCCACAAGGTTTTTAATCGCTTTAATTTGGTCAGCTTTAAGTTTTGTTCCACTTTCAAGAATAAGCATAACGGAAGCCGAAGGCTGTTCGTCTTTATCGGCAAATACAGACCTGTCGGGTTCTGCAATTTGAACTCGAGCTTTTTGTATTCCTCTTATTTTTTCTATTGTTTTTATTAATTCATCCTGAAAAATCTTTTGCCTTGTCAGTTTATTCTGAAAGTCAGTAGCACCAAACTGCATTTTGTTTAATAGGTCAAAACCGGGGTTGCTGTCTTGAATAACGTCATTTTGGGCAACCATAAGTCTTAATTCTTCTTTTGCTTTTAGTGGAACCAGAATTGTTTTTCTGTCATCGCTTAATTTGAAAGGATAACCTGATTTTTTCAGGCTTTCTATAACAGCATTTGCATCGGTATCCGATAAATCACTGTAAAGAACCCCCCATTCGGGTTCCATTGATTTAATAGCTATAAAAGAAACCGCAAAAACTGAAGCAACAAGCAAAAGCATGATAACCAGTTTTTGCATGAACTCCAGTCCGTTCCATAATTTTTTTATATCATTTAAAATTACACTTAATTGTGTTTCCAATTCTAACTCCCCGAAAAAATCCTTTTATGTTTATACCCATTATACTAAAGAATGTAATTGAAGTATCTTTTTTAAGTTTTGTTAACTATATATCACACTTGCATTCTGGAAATCTCCTGATAAGCCTGAAGAATTTTGTTTTTCATCTGAACAGCAAGTTGCATAGAAAGATTGGCTTTTTCAGACGCTATCATTACGGTGTGCATGTCTATGTTTCCGCCTGAAGCAAAAGTTTCAACAGCTTTTTCCGCATCCCTGTTTTTTTCGTTAATACTATTAATATAATTACCGAGAACGTTAGAAAATTTATTTGCGACTTCGCCTGTTGTTATTTCCGATTTATCAAATTGACTGCTGTCATCAAATGATTGATTTTTTTCAACCAACCCCTTAAGATCAGCTTTAAGCTCAAGATCATCATTACTGATTTTAGAAAAATCTATTTTGTTTATACCCTCATTAATGGGGTTAATATTTTCAGGACCCTGTACCTCATCATTCTGAATCATAAAATTATCCAGCTTGTTAATATTTCCAGTCCCTATACTATTTAAATTATTGAATCCTTGCAATCCTGATAACGCTTCTAACATATTATATACCCCTTATCTGATTATTAAATTCTCATAGCAGATGTAATCATGCTTTTTGTAGCATTTATTGAAGTAACATTCGCTTCATAAGCTCTGCTTGCTGAAATCATATCAACCATTTCGCTTACTACATTTACGTTTGGAAGATTTACATAGCCATCTTTGTCTGCATCAGGATGAGAAGGATTATAAACTTTGTTAAGCGGTGTTTTAAAATCTTCTCCTACCTGAAGAACTTTAACTCCGTTGAGTGCGCTAAGTCCTGAATTTTGACTTACAGATCCGCTTAAATCCGCATTTGAGTTTGTCTCATCAGAATTTTCCGATTCATCGTTATTATTTTTTCCGTTTACCATATTCCCGTATACAGAGGCAAAAACTGCTTCTTTTCTTCTGTAAACACCGGGTGTTCCGTCAGCATTCCTTGTTGTATTTACGTTTGCAATGTTGCTTGCAATTGTGTCCATTTTTATTCTCTGTGCTGTTAAGGCAGAAGAACTTATATCTAAAGCGTTGAAATTCATTTGTTATCTCCTCAATTATTTTATTAATGTATAAAATCCGGATAAGAATTTATACATTACCTCCTCTGATTATTTCCGCAAGGCTTTTGAATTCCCTTGATTGTAAGTTTGCAAGTGCATTATAGCTCATACCGTTTTTTGTCAAAGAACTCATTTCCTGTTCAATGTTAACAGTATTTCCGTTCGTATTAGGAGCATTTTCATCACTTTCTACCGTTTGAGGATTAAAGTCGGACATTTTCATAAAAGACTCATTATAATTTACGCTCAAAGGAGCTTTCGGCTGATTATTTGATAAGATGTTATCAATGGTATTATTCATTCCCATTGAATTTATCAATCTTTGATTTTCTTTTAAGTCTTCGGTATTTATAATTTTACTTAACTGATCTTCAAAAGTTACGTCTACTCTTTTGTAATCAGGAGTATCGGCGTTAGCAATGTTTGAAGAAATGGCTTTATGTCTTGCGGAAAGACCGTCAAGACCTAAAGTAGCAAATTCTATTGTTCTTGTACTTATTAAATCCATAGTTTTTTGCCTCCCCGTTTTTTAATAAGCGCTTATATAAATTAATTCAATCGGAAGCGACATTACAAAGGTTGTTCCTTCTGTGTCTGTTGAACTGATTAATAAACTTCCGCCATGTGCTTCCATTATTTTTCTTGCCCGCGCAAGTCCTAAACCTGTTCCGGTTTTTTTAGTCGTAAAGTAAGGTGTAAAGATTTTTTCTCTAAATTCAGGCGCTATTCCTGAGCCTTCATCTGAAATTTTTATTAAAATCGAATTGTTTTCATTGCTGTAATCAACAAATATTTTTACCTTGTCTTCTGATTTTGAAACTTCAAGAGCGTTTTTAACGATATTTAAAACAGCTTGATGCACTTTTGTTTTATCAAAAGCGACTTTAAAATTTTCATTAAGCAGGTTTTCGAATGAAAGACTTACATTTTTTGACTCAAAGGAAGGCTTAACAAGGTTTATAACCTCCAATAATGTTTTGTTAATATCAGTTTCGGTTTTTTCAAGAAACATCGGTTTTGAATAATCTGTTAATTCAGTTAAAAGTGCCTCAAAATTTTGAGAAGCGCAGCTTATAGAATTTGTTGAATTCATAAGACTTTCAAACACTTCTTGGTCTTTTATTCTCAGCTTTTTAATGTTTTTTGAAATTATTTTTGCATGCAAACCTATCATTCCGAGTGGATTTCTTAATTCATGCGCTATTGTTGAGCATAATTGATCAATAGCCGAATGTTTTTCGATAGGAACTGTTTTTTCGCAAACATCTTTTAATTCGGTATTTGCACAAATTAAGTCTCTTTGCCCACTTTCAAGATTTGTTATGAGTTTTCTTAAAATAGTTGTGAATTTTTCGTTATTTCTTCTATCCTGCAAGATTTTTGATAAATCTTTTTCAACATTTTCATTGTAAGCAATTTCCTGAAGAAATTCGATGACGGATTTTGTATCTTCAGGATTCATTGAGCAGAAACCTTCGCACAGTCCCAAAACACCTGTGTTTGATTCGTTCCAATATATGCAGGCAGAAAACCTTTCGGCAATGATTACAAGAAACTCATCGTTTTCAAGACCCGGATGATTCGAAGCAATGCTGTTAAATCCTTCTATATTATCAGAGTAGGCATATACTTTCGATTCAGTGTACTTAAGTCTGTTTAAAAGCCCTTGAAAACCTTGTGAATTTTTTAGTCTGGCAAAAATTACTGACGGGTATCTATTTTCTATAATGGTTTCAAGAAAACACCTGAAAAGAGTAGCAAGGGTTTGCCTTGTATATGAATCAAGTTCTATATAATTAAATAAATCTTTTATAGATGTTTTTGAATTGTACTTTGAAACTTTTTTCATTTCTTTGCCCGATAATTACTTATATTGATTTGCAATCAATGCTATTCTGATGATAAAGAGCCATTAGTCCTATTAACTAAACTGCTGCTTTCATTTTTCTTCTATTGCCGATGGAATGGTTGATTGCATAAAGTACAGCCTGTGTTCTGTCATTTACCTGTAATTTTTGGAATATATTATTTACGTGTGTTTTTACTGTTGTTTCACTGATAAATAATTGTTTAGCAACGCCTTTATAAGTGATTCCCTGTGTAAGAAGTTCAAGAACTTCTTCTTCTCTTTGTGTAAGGTATGAAAGAAGATTTTCTGAATCATCTGTCTTAATTTTTGACTCTTCTTTAAGGGTGGCCTGAAAATGATCAAAGAATTTTGCAGTAAGCGAGGAAGGAAGATAAATTTTCCCGTTGGATACTTCCTGTATCGCTGTGATTAATTGTGAAGCAGCCATTGTTTTTAAGATATATCCTCTTGCTCCGACTTTCATTGCTCTAAAAATAAGATCTGAATCATCATAGCCTGTTAAAGCAATAACTTTGGTATCTAAATCAAGTTTTTTGATTTCCTGAATAGCTGTAATTCCGTCCATATCAGGCATGTTAATGTCCATTAATACAACGTCAGGTTTGTATTTTTTAATAAGAGAAATGGCTATTTCAGCAGTCGCTGCAATACCTTTTACTTCAAAATCGCTCTCGATTTTTACAAGTTCCCTGATTCCTGAAGCGTGATCATAGTTGTCATCAACGATTAAAACGGTTCTATTTTCTTGTAAACTAACACTACGCATAAATTACTCCCCTACTGTATTTACCTCAACAATATTTTTTTAATCCCTATAAGGGGATTACCCCCTTTATTTGTTCTACACTATGCATAGTACTTTGTTTGATGAGTCCTCTCATCGATACAGAGGTTTATATTTATCCTGTGAAAGGTTTAATTTAGGATCTAAACCTTTTGATTTAAATTAAGATATTTCCTTTGAATAAAAGGTGTTTCCGCTCCTAATTCGTTTAAATGAGTAGCATATTAAACAGCTGATTTTTTAAAAGTATTTCATTTATCGAAACTAATCTTTTTAACTTATTTTGTGTCAAAAATGTGATATACTTTGAAAAAACTAAAAGAGGATTTTTACAAATGGGAATTGTTGAAAAAATTAGAGAACTCGGCTATGAGCTTCCGGAAGTATCAAAACCTATAGGCGCATATATACCTGCATTAAGACTGGGAAATCTTGTTATGACTTCAGGAATGTTGCCTATTAAAGACGGAAAACTTGCTTATACAAATGAAATTGGCGGAGTTTTTCATAATGTTGAAGATGGATATCAAGCCGCAAAACTATGTGTTTTAAATGGATTAGCCGCAATAAACCAGCTCGTTCCCCTTGATAATATTGAGCGAATAATCAAAGTTACAGGATATGTAAACAGCGCAAAATCTTTTACAGACCAACCAAAAGTAATAAACGGCGCATCTGATTTTCTTGTAGAAATTTTTGGAGAATCAGGTCGTCATGTAAGAGCCGCAGTAGGCGTAAATGAGCTTCCATTAGGCGCGTCAGTAGAAATAGAATTTATTGTTCAGGTCAAAGATTAAAAGAAGTTAAAGTTAAAAATATGAAAACAAATAACAAACTTTGTCGTATTTATAACAAAGTTTGTTATAATAGAAACATGTGAAAACTAAGGAGGATTTTTATATGAATATTTCGCTTACACCTGCTCTGGAAAAAATGGTTCAGGATAAAGTCGCGTCAGGTCTTTATAATTCAGCAAGTGAAGTCATAAGAGAAGCTTTAAGACTTCTTTCTGAACGCGATGAAATTAAAAAATACAGAATAGAAGAATTAAACAGAGAAATCCAGGAAGGTCTTGATGATTTAGCAGCCGGCAGAGTAATTGATGCTAAAATAGCAATAAAAAGACTTAAGGAAGGTTAGTAATGGAACTTATTCTTACTGAAAGAGCATACAAGGACTTAGCAGAAATTAAAGAATATATATCATTAGACAATCCAACAGCCGCTAAAGAGCTTCTGTCCGATTTTGAAAAAGCCTTAGATAATTTAGCTTTAATGCCTAAAATTGGACATATTAACCAAACCCTTACAAATAAAAATGTTAGATTTTTAAACGTAAAAAAATATGTAATTATCTATAAAATCAATGATGACAACATTGCAGTCATTAGAATATCAAGTACTTACCGTGATATTTATGAAATGCTATCTGATTACTAAAAATTAAATAAAAGAAAATTTTATTATGACAAGAATTATTCCCTTAAGGTACTCTGACATGGCAAAAGTCAGAAAAATGATAGAATACGTTAGCCCTGATATTTCCAAAGACAGGGTTAATGAAAAAACATTTGTTTATTTCCCTTTTAACGGACTGCATGAACTGCTCCCGGTAAATTTAAAATTTTTACAGGAGTGCTATGTTGCAGTAGAGGGACAAGAATTGCTGGGCTTAATAAGCCTTACCCCTGACGGAAACCAGAAAACCCGCTGGAAAATTAACAGGCTAATCCTAAATCCTAATGCTTACGATGCAGGAAAACAGCTTATTGATTATGTAGTCAACAAATACGGCGGTGCAGGAGTCGAAACCTTTATAACAACAATTGATGAGAATTATACAGAGGCTCTATCTCTTTTTAAAACAGCTTGTTCTTTCAGAAATTGTTCAAAAGTCAGTATATGGGAATATGAAAATTTGAAAAATTATGAAATTTCTGAAAATAATGTTCCGTTAAGAATCGCAAAGCTTTCTGATGCAAAAAAAATATACGGGCTTGATTGTGAAGCACTTTATCCCAAATTTAAAACATCATTGGTTAAAACAGAAAATGATTTTAAGTTTGATCTGGGAAATCTATTAATAAATAAATTTAAAGGTCACAAAATTCAGCGTTTTGTGCTTGATAATCCTCAAAAAGAACTAATAGAAAGCTTTTTATCAATTATGACAAAAGATGACGTTGTTTTTTGGGTTGATATAACACTTTCGCTTGCTTATCAGGAATATTACAAGGATATTTTAAATTTTGCCATAAATAAGGTTTCTTCAATCAACAGAGATGGAAAACTTTATATTGGTGTTCGTGATTTTCAGCAAACAAGCCGAAAAATAACAGAAGTTCTTTCTCAATATAATTTTAAACAGAATGGAAATTTTGAAGTTCTGGTGAAAGATTATTGGAGACCAGCTCAATATAAAACTGAAAATAAAGTTCCGATAATGATTTTTCCTGATATGACCAGCCCTGCGTGCAATATTATACATTTTATAAAATAATTTTAAGAAAACAGGAGATGCTTCATATCTTTGACCGCCTGATCTAAACCGGTAAAAACAGCTCTAGAAACTATTGAATGCCCTATATTCAGCTCAACCATTCCGGGAATTGATAAAATTCTTTTGGTGTTTTGGTAGTTCAATCCATGACCTGCATTTACTTTCAAACCGAGTTCTTGTGCAAGTTCAGCTGCTTTTTCCAATTCATGAAAGGTCTTGTCTTCTTCAAGTGTATCAAAGCTTTCTGCATACTGCCCCGTATGAAGTTCTATGAATTGAGCTTTGGTTTCAGCACTTGCTTTTACCTGTTCCAAATCAGGGTCTATAAAAAGGCTGACAATTATTTGTGCTTCCAATAGAGGTTTTAAGTATTCTTTAAGATATTCTTTTTGTTTAATAACATCAAGACCTCCCTCTGTTGTTAATTCCTGCCTTTTTTCTGGGACAAGAGTAACACTGTAAGGTTTTATTTCCAGCGCGATTTTCTGCATTTCTTCAGTTGCAGCCATTTCAAGGTTAAGACGGGTTTTAACAGTATTACTTAAAATTTTTACATCCCTGTCATTGATGTGCCGCCTGTCTTCCCGTAGGTGAACAGTTATTGCATCTCCGCCTGCAATTTCAACTATTGCTGCCGCTGAAACAGGATCCGGCTCCGCGCCGCCTCTTGCCTGTCGTATCGTTGCAATATGATCTATATTTACTCCAAGTGTAACCATTTTTATTTTTCCCTGAATTGATTTTTTACTTCCTGTCGATTTTTTTGAAAAGAAACTTCGGATATTTTGAAAACGAAAAATCAGATCCAAAAAGATTTTGCAGTCCAAATTTTTTCTTTTCAATATCTGTAGAAATGTCTTTTTCTTTTATTGATTCTGAAACACCATAAACTAATTCAAGTTCTGACTTTAATTTGTCCAGACCTTCTATTTGTATTAATTTTCCGCTATTTGCAAGTGAAATATGCCCTGTTTCTTCGGAAACAACCAAACAGGTAGCATCAGAAATTTCTGACATTCCTATAGCGGCTCGATGTCTTGTTCCGTACTGCCAACTAAGTTTTGGGTCTTCAGTCAATGGAAGAAGGACGCTAGAGGCGAGAATTTTGTCGCCATTGATAACTACAGCCCCGTCATGAAGAGGTGTATTCGGATGAAATATAGTTAATAATAATTCTGTACTGATTCTTGCGTTTAATTTTGTTCCAACTTCAAGAGTGCTTTCCATTCCTTCAGTATTCTGAAATACAATTAAAGCCCCTGTATGGGATTTGCTAAGATGTTTTATCGCATTCACAATTTGATCAATAACTTCTTTTACATCAGATTCAATATCTGTAACAAAGGAAGTCTTTGTAAAAAAACCATGCTGCCCAATATAGCCGAGAAAACGCCTTAATTCCGGCTGAAATATTACTACAAGAGAAAATATTACAATATTTACAACACTTTCGAGAACTTTTCCTATAATTTGAAGATTAAATAATTTGCTCATAAGAAGAGCCAAAAGAAGCATTAAAATGCCTTTCAATAGCTGTTCAGCGTGGGTTCCCGTTATGTATCTATAAATTTTGAATATTACTGCGCCCAGTACGAGCAGTTCAAAGATATTTTTAAAAAGATTAAAATTCCAAACCGGTCTTAAAGAAGAGAACATGGGGGAAACAAACCCTATGATTGAATGATAGTCAATATGCGGCAAGTATTCAAACACTTGTAGTGTTACCCCTTATAAATTATAAGTAATAAAAGCTTATGAGATTGCCGTATTGCCTATTATTGGCTCATCGCAATGACATACTTTCTTTCAATAACTGTTATACAAGATGACAGTTGCTTTCCTTTAACCTTTCAGGAATTACATCAAGAGAAATTAAATCCTGATAGGTTTCTCTTTTTATTATAACATCAGATTGACCTTCTTGTACAATAATTCCTGCCGGTTTCGGCACACGATTATAATTACTCGCCATAGAATAATTGTAAGCCCCTGTACAGAATATACAAATAATATCACCTGGCTCTGTTTCAGGAAGTACGGCATCATTTATTAACACATCTCCTGATTCGCAGTATCTTCCTGCTATTGTCACTGTCTCTGTAGCTTTTTCATTAGCTTTATTAGCGATAATCCCGTTATATTTTGCTTGATACATTGAAGGTCTTGGGTTATCAGCCATCCCTCCGTCAACTGCTATATATTTCTTGCCTTCAGGAACTTGTTTTGAGCTTCCTACAGTATAAAGTGTAACTCCTGCGTTAGAAATTATACTTCTTCCCGGCTCAATAACGATTTTGGGCTCAGGCAGGTTATATTTCGCTAAATTTTGTTTTAGAGCTGTTAAAATAACTTCTGCTATTTCAAAAACAGAAGGAGGATCATCTTCTGAAACGTATTGAACCCCAAGACCACCGCCCAAATTCATTTCTTCAAGTGTAATACCAAATTTATCCCGAATTCTTGCAAATTCAGAGACAACAACTTCTACTAAATCAGCATAAACGTTTGTTTCAAAGATTTGAGAGCCTATATGTCCGTGCAGGCCTTTTAAATTAAGATTAGGGCATCTTTCTTTTATAAGCTCTATAGCCTCATCAATCTGTGTTAAATCAAATCCGAATTTGCTGTCAAGATGTCCTGTTTGTATGTATTCGTGGGTGTGACATTCGATACCTGGTGTGATTCTTAAAATAACGTCGACTTGAAGGTTCTTTGACAGGGCAATGCTGTCAAGAAGCTCTATTTCGAAAAAGTTATCGACTGTAATTCTTCCAATGCCTGTTTCTAAAGCAAGCTCCAACTCCTCTGAAGATTTGTTATTTCCGTTAAAATAGCATTTTTCCATAGGAAAGTTTGCGCTTGAAGCTGTATAAATTTCGCCGCCTGAAACCACGTCCAGCCCGAAGCCTTCGTCCTTGAGAATAGCACAAACAGCTTGTGTCATAAAAGCCTTAGAGGCAAAAAGTATTGAAATATTACTATAGGAAGAAAAAGCTTCTTTGTACTGCCTGCAACTATTTCTTAAAGTTTCTTCATCGTATACATAAAGTGGAGTACCGTACTTTTCAGCTAATTCAACAACGTCACATCCGCCGATTTCAAGATGGCCACCGGCATTAATTTTAGTAGTGACCGGCATTATAGATTGGTTAACCGTATTTTTCATTTTAAATATTCCTTTGTTTTGTCTTTTTCAAGCTTTTTTATCATTAAAATTTTTCAAAATCTCATAATTTGTGTTTCTTTGAGCTGCTTTAAATCCTGCTTTTTGAATATTTTCGATAATTTCATCAATGGTGGCTCTGTTTAAGACACCTGCTGCCTTAACGACATTTTCCTCAAGCATTGTACCACCAAAATCATTTGCGCCAAATCTTAAACTTAGCTGTGCAATTTTTAATCCCTGTGTAACCCATGAAGCTTGAATATTCGGAATATTATCTAAAACAAGTCTTGAAACTGCAAGGATTTTTAGATAATCATTCGCTGTTATGCCAGAAAAACCAGTTTTAAAAAGTTCTGAAGAATATCCTTCAAACGGGGCGAAAGTCCAGGGAATAAAGGCTGTAAAACCGCCTGTTTTATCTTGCAAAGTCCGTATTTTTAAAAGATGTTCCACTATATGTTCATAATCTTCACCAAAACCAAAAACCATTGTTGCGGTTGTTTTTAGCCCTAAACAGTGTGCTGTTTCCATAATATCAAGCCATTCCTGAGAAGAAATTTTGTTAGGGCTTATTTTTTGTCTTATTTCATCGCATAAAATCTCAGCCCCGCCTCCCGGAATAGAAGACAGACCGCGTTCAATAAACATCTCCAGAAGTTTTTTGGAAGTTAAATTATTATTCTTTGCTATAAAAGAGATTTCCGAGGGGGAAAATGAATGAATAGTTAAAGAAGGAAAGTCTTTCCTAAGTGATGTTATGAGTTCCAGATAATAATCAAGAGGAATATCAGGATTTAATCCGCCTTGAAGTAGTAATTGGGTGCCTCCTACAGAAACAAGTTCGGTGATTTTCCTTTTTATAACTTGATAATCAAGAACATAAGAGCCTTTTTGGTCTTTATCCTTATGAAAGGCACAAAATTTGCATTTACAGGTGCATATATTTGTATAATTTATATTTCTATCCACAACA
This is a stretch of genomic DNA from bacterium. It encodes these proteins:
- the mqnC gene encoding cyclic dehypoxanthinyl futalosine synthase → MRINKLEALKLLENNNILKLGQLADTKRQEFHPESEPVTFVVDRNINYTNICTCKCKFCAFHKDKDQKGSYVLDYQVIKRKITELVSVGGTQLLLQGGLNPDIPLDYYLELITSLRKDFPSLTIHSFSPSEISFIAKNNNLTSKKLLEMFIERGLSSIPGGGAEILCDEIRQKISPNKISSQEWLDIMETAHCLGLKTTATMVFGFGEDYEHIVEHLLKIRTLQDKTGGFTAFIPWTFAPFEGYSSELFKTGFSGITANDYLKILAVSRLVLDNIPNIQASWVTQGLKIAQLSLRFGANDFGGTMLEENVVKAAGVLNRATIDEIIENIQKAGFKAAQRNTNYEILKNFNDKKA
- a CDS encoding pyridoxine 5'-phosphate synthase gives rise to the protein MVTLGVNIDHIATIRQARGGAEPDPVSAAAIVEIAGGDAITVHLREDRRHINDRDVKILSNTVKTRLNLEMAATEEMQKIALEIKPYSVTLVPEKRQELTTEGGLDVIKQKEYLKEYLKPLLEAQIIVSLFIDPDLEQVKASAETKAQFIELHTGQYAESFDTLEEDKTFHELEKAAELAQELGLKVNAGHGLNYQNTKRILSIPGMVELNIGHSIVSRAVFTGLDQAVKDMKHLLFS
- the cdaA gene encoding diadenylate cyclase CdaA; protein product: MFEYLPHIDYHSIIGFVSPMFSSLRPVWNFNLFKNIFELLVLGAVIFKIYRYITGTHAEQLLKGILMLLLALLMSKLFNLQIIGKVLESVVNIVIFSLVVIFQPELRRFLGYIGQHGFFTKTSFVTDIESDVKEVIDQIVNAIKHLSKSHTGALIVFQNTEGMESTLEVGTKLNARISTELLLTIFHPNTPLHDGAVVINGDKILASSVLLPLTEDPKLSWQYGTRHRAAIGMSEISDATCLVVSEETGHISLANSGKLIQIEGLDKLKSELELVYGVSESIKEKDISTDIEKKKFGLQNLFGSDFSFSKYPKFLFKKIDRK
- the lysA gene encoding diaminopimelate decarboxylase, with translation MKNTVNQSIMPVTTKINAGGHLEIGGCDVVELAEKYGTPLYVYDEETLRNSCRQYKEAFSSYSNISILFASKAFMTQAVCAILKDEGFGLDVVSGGEIYTASSANFPMEKCYFNGNNKSSEELELALETGIGRITVDNFFEIELLDSIALSKNLQVDVILRITPGIECHTHEYIQTGHLDSKFGFDLTQIDEAIELIKERCPNLNLKGLHGHIGSQIFETNVYADLVEVVVSEFARIRDKFGITLEEMNLGGGLGVQYVSEDDPPSVFEIAEVILTALKQNLAKYNLPEPKIVIEPGRSIISNAGVTLYTVGSSKQVPEGKKYIAVDGGMADNPRPSMYQAKYNGIIANKANEKATETVTIAGRYCESGDVLINDAVLPETEPGDIICIFCTGAYNYSMASNYNRVPKPAGIIVQEGQSDVIIKRETYQDLISLDVIPERLKESNCHLV